In Numidum massiliense, a single genomic region encodes these proteins:
- a CDS encoding KinB-signaling pathway activation protein, protein MTIKKWAYLFRTTLLAGIVTALVVGFAVEWYNGISYGEQWVVELFYSLLGKLWMGALFSVVASLGFFAFSVLNILLLSIFKNSRLFQAVLWLLLAFTFFDVIYLRYAFFGASNETFVPYVWLPLAVLVIAVGVAWKKATATNRKAFASTVFFMFVFTFIELIPVLKGNNANSLWIALTTLLTCNTWQIMQLHRLLPATKQQSQAVQQKV, encoded by the coding sequence ATGACGATAAAAAAGTGGGCTTACTTATTTAGGACGACACTGCTCGCCGGGATTGTGACCGCACTCGTCGTCGGCTTCGCTGTCGAATGGTACAATGGCATCAGTTACGGTGAGCAGTGGGTTGTCGAGCTTTTTTATAGCCTTTTAGGGAAACTGTGGATGGGCGCTTTGTTTAGTGTTGTCGCCTCGCTCGGTTTTTTTGCCTTTAGCGTGTTGAATATTTTGTTACTCAGTATTTTTAAAAATAGCCGGCTTTTTCAAGCGGTGTTATGGCTCTTGTTAGCTTTTACTTTTTTTGACGTCATCTATTTGCGATACGCGTTTTTCGGGGCGAGTAACGAAACGTTCGTTCCTTACGTGTGGCTACCGCTCGCCGTGTTGGTCATCGCCGTTGGCGTCGCTTGGAAAAAAGCTACCGCGACTAACAGAAAGGCGTTTGCGTCGACGGTTTTCTTTATGTTCGTGTTTACGTTTATTGAACTAATTCCCGTGCTCAAAGGGAACAATGCCAATTCGTTGTGGATTGCACTGACGACTCTCCTTACGTGTAATACGTGGCAAATTATGCAGCTACACCGCTTGCTACCTGCTACAAAACAGCAAAGTCAAGCGGTGCAACAAAAAGTATAA
- the cwlD gene encoding N-acetylmuramoyl-L-alanine amidase CwlD yields the protein MRATNTRWMNRKWLLIVAIVGLTTAVVLSIPSFKAKWTVGGMPLLGQIIVVDAGHGGPDPGAVSAKGVLEKDINLNIAQSLRNYLQQSGAYVVMTRESDTDLANGGTPGLRKRKVEDLHARVQIIKETEPNLVISIHLNSMPSPRWSGAQTFYHPSLEQSEQLAVIIQRQLIDDLGNTTRAAKQTSDIYVLKAAHVPAVLVEAGFLSNPAEAELLNDRAYQERLAASIYRGVLSYFAKNEGEPDTPHPIRD from the coding sequence ATGCGTGCAACGAATACGCGTTGGATGAATCGCAAATGGCTATTAATCGTGGCGATCGTCGGGCTAACGACGGCTGTCGTGCTCTCGATACCTTCGTTTAAGGCGAAATGGACTGTGGGGGGCATGCCGCTCTTGGGACAAATCATCGTCGTCGACGCAGGACACGGCGGACCGGACCCGGGGGCTGTCAGTGCCAAAGGTGTTTTAGAAAAGGACATTAATTTAAACATTGCGCAGAGCCTTCGGAATTACTTGCAACAGTCGGGTGCATATGTCGTCATGACGCGGGAGTCGGATACGGATTTGGCGAACGGAGGTACACCGGGTTTAAGAAAGCGAAAAGTTGAGGACTTACACGCACGTGTACAGATCATTAAGGAAACGGAACCGAATCTCGTCATTAGTATTCATTTGAATAGCATGCCTTCGCCGCGCTGGTCCGGGGCACAGACATTTTACCATCCATCGTTAGAGCAGAGTGAACAGTTAGCTGTCATCATACAAAGGCAACTCATCGACGATTTGGGAAACACGACGCGTGCCGCCAAGCAAACGAGCGATATTTATGTGCTTAAAGCGGCGCACGTACCCGCGGTATTGGTCGAGGCGGGCTTTTTGTCCAACCCTGCCGAAGCGGAGCTATTGAATGACAGGGCGTATCAAGAGCGGTTGGCGGCGAGTATTTACCGCGGAGTGCTCTCATATTTCGCTAAAAACGAAGGGGAACCCGACACGCCGCACCCCATTAGGGACTGA
- the truA gene encoding tRNA pseudouridine(38-40) synthase TruA: MAEKIKLTIAYDGTDFHGFQVQLAPPVRTVQGVLEEVLGSICAKEVAVTGAGRTDSGVHARAQVVTFETSGKMPAERWSRVLNHRLPRDIVVRQAEVVPEAFHPRFDAREKVYRYTLETAALPDVFTRRYYTHLPRTLDVAAMRAAAQHLIGTHDFTSFSAAQAQVKDRVRHLQSIEICTSGTRIQLWFVGNGFLQYMVRILTGTLVAVGAGELSPDAIPHILAARDRRLAGRTMPPEGLTLWEVVYE; this comes from the coding sequence GTGGCGGAGAAAATTAAGTTGACGATCGCTTACGACGGCACGGACTTCCACGGATTTCAAGTACAACTCGCACCTCCCGTGCGCACCGTGCAAGGTGTACTCGAAGAAGTACTGGGGAGTATTTGCGCTAAGGAGGTAGCGGTGACGGGGGCCGGACGTACGGACTCCGGTGTGCACGCGCGTGCGCAAGTCGTAACGTTCGAGACGTCGGGTAAGATGCCGGCGGAACGGTGGTCCCGCGTATTAAATCACCGTCTACCGCGGGATATCGTCGTACGGCAGGCTGAAGTTGTTCCAGAGGCGTTTCATCCGCGGTTTGACGCACGTGAGAAAGTATACCGCTATACGTTGGAGACGGCCGCACTGCCTGACGTGTTTACCCGTCGTTATTACACCCATTTGCCGCGTACGCTCGACGTGGCAGCGATGCGAGCGGCAGCGCAGCATTTGATCGGTACACATGATTTCACGTCTTTTTCGGCGGCGCAAGCGCAAGTAAAGGATCGCGTACGCCACTTGCAGTCGATCGAGATTTGTACGTCTGGTACGCGCATTCAGTTGTGGTTTGTCGGCAATGGTTTCTTGCAGTATATGGTGCGCATCCTTACAGGGACGTTAGTAGCGGTAGGGGCCGGTGAGTTGTCGCCGGACGCGATCCCACACATTCTGGCGGCGCGCGACCGACGGTTGGCTGGACGCACGATGCCGCCCGAAGGGTTGACGTTGTGGGAGGTCGTGTACGAGTAG
- a CDS encoding energy-coupling factor transporter ATPase has product MAAEPLVSIRDICFHYRPEAEPVLRNVDLDIARGEMVAIIGPNGSGKSTLSKIINGLLKPTAGCIRVDGLDPSDDREVWDVRRKVGMVFQNPDNQIVGPTVQDDIAFGLENLGIARQVMEERMREAIARVGLTGLEEAMPNRLSGGQKQRLAIAGVLAMRPELIILDEATAMLDPEGRRQVAEVVRLVRQEGIAVVTVTHMLDEVTEADRIVVIADGNIQFQGTPQEVFKQERQLVQLGLDVPFAVRLEGALRERGVPLAHVEEIGLVNALCKLWQKT; this is encoded by the coding sequence ATGGCTGCGGAACCGCTTGTATCGATCAGGGACATATGCTTTCACTACCGGCCTGAGGCGGAGCCGGTGCTGCGCAACGTCGACCTCGACATCGCACGAGGGGAAATGGTAGCAATCATCGGCCCGAACGGCTCTGGCAAGTCGACGTTGTCCAAAATAATTAACGGCCTGTTAAAACCGACCGCGGGGTGTATACGAGTCGATGGCCTGGACCCTTCCGACGATCGGGAGGTGTGGGACGTACGCCGCAAAGTCGGGATGGTCTTTCAAAATCCGGATAACCAAATTGTCGGTCCGACGGTGCAGGACGACATCGCCTTCGGCCTAGAAAACCTCGGCATCGCACGCCAAGTGATGGAGGAACGCATGCGCGAGGCGATCGCGCGCGTCGGTTTAACCGGGCTGGAGGAGGCGATGCCAAATCGATTGTCCGGCGGACAAAAGCAGCGTTTGGCGATTGCCGGTGTGCTCGCGATGCGGCCAGAGCTCATTATTTTAGACGAAGCGACAGCGATGTTGGACCCCGAGGGCAGGCGTCAAGTGGCGGAAGTCGTCCGTTTAGTGCGGCAGGAAGGCATCGCCGTCGTCACCGTCACACATATGCTCGACGAAGTAACGGAGGCGGACCGGATTGTCGTCATCGCCGACGGGAACATTCAATTTCAAGGCACGCCGCAAGAGGTGTTCAAACAAGAGCGACAGCTCGTACAACTCGGTTTAGACGTTCCCTTCGCTGTAAGGTTAGAGGGTGCGTTGCGCGAGCGGGGTGTTCCCTTGGCGCACGTTGAAGAGATAGGTTTGGTGAACGCCTTATGCAAATTGTGGCAGAAAACTTAG
- a CDS encoding energy-coupling factor transporter transmembrane component T family protein has protein sequence MNLLQYVIIGQYIPGNTVLHRLDPRAKLLAVMFLVAVVFLANNVVSYACLILFTLLAVVISRVPLAFLWKGLRPILFLIVFTTLMHLWLTKGGEPLVAIGSFVIYEEGVRQAVFIALRLLVIVVLTSLLTLTTSPLELTDGLESLLRPFKRIGVPAHELALMMSIALRFIPTLLEETDKIIKAQMSRGASFDSGPLRQRLKNLIPVLIPLFVSAFRRAEELAVAMEARGYRGGDGRTKWRELKFTPRDAGLACVLLVLAVCLWLLRA, from the coding sequence ATGAACTTATTACAATACGTCATTATCGGGCAGTACATCCCTGGCAACACCGTGTTGCACCGACTAGACCCGCGCGCGAAATTGCTCGCCGTCATGTTTTTAGTTGCGGTCGTCTTTTTGGCGAATAACGTGGTCTCATACGCCTGTTTAATTTTGTTTACGCTGCTAGCAGTCGTTATTTCCAGGGTACCTCTTGCATTTTTGTGGAAAGGGCTGCGCCCGATTTTGTTTTTGATCGTCTTTACGACGCTTATGCATTTATGGCTCACGAAAGGGGGAGAGCCGCTCGTCGCGATCGGTTCGTTCGTCATATACGAAGAAGGCGTACGCCAGGCTGTCTTTATTGCACTGCGGTTACTCGTCATTGTCGTGTTGACGTCGCTGTTGACTTTAACCACATCGCCCCTTGAATTGACGGACGGGTTGGAATCGCTCCTCAGGCCATTCAAGCGCATCGGTGTCCCTGCGCACGAGTTAGCACTAATGATGTCAATCGCGCTAAGGTTTATTCCTACACTACTAGAGGAGACGGATAAGATCATTAAAGCGCAAATGTCGCGCGGCGCAAGTTTTGACAGCGGCCCGCTACGACAGCGTCTCAAAAATCTCATTCCCGTCTTAATCCCGCTGTTCGTGTCCGCCTTCCGGCGCGCCGAGGAGTTGGCGGTAGCGATGGAAGCGCGTGGCTACCGCGGTGGCGACGGGCGGACGAAGTGGCGCGAATTAAAATTCACGCCCCGCGATGCCGGACTTGCATGTGTGTTGCTCGTACTCGCTGTCTGTCTGTGGCTATTGCGGGCTTAG
- the rplM gene encoding 50S ribosomal protein L13, translating into MRTTFMAKPHEVERKWYVVDAAGQRLGRLASEVASILRGKLKPTYTPHVDTGDFVIVVNADKIVLTGKKMQDKTYYRHTNYAGGLKETSAAELLAKKPEKMVEIAVKGMLPKNSLGRAQLKKLKVFAGPEHPHQAQQPEVWELRG; encoded by the coding sequence ATGCGGACCACGTTTATGGCAAAACCGCACGAAGTGGAGCGGAAGTGGTACGTGGTAGATGCGGCCGGTCAAAGGCTTGGACGCCTAGCATCCGAAGTGGCCAGCATCTTGCGCGGTAAACTTAAGCCGACTTACACGCCCCATGTCGATACAGGCGATTTTGTGATCGTCGTTAATGCCGATAAAATCGTGTTAACTGGAAAGAAAATGCAAGACAAGACGTATTACCGTCACACAAATTACGCTGGCGGGTTAAAAGAGACGTCAGCGGCGGAACTGCTTGCCAAAAAGCCGGAAAAAATGGTCGAAATCGCTGTTAAAGGTATGTTGCCGAAGAACAGCTTAGGACGGGCACAACTTAAGAAATTGAAAGTGTTCGCCGGTCCAGAACATCCCCACCAAGCACAGCAACCGGAAGTTTGGGAACTTCGCGGTTAA
- a CDS encoding DNA-directed RNA polymerase subunit alpha — protein MIEIEKPRIDVVEVNDDGNYGKFVVEPLERGYGTTLGNSLRRILLSSLPGAAVTAVQIDSVLHEFSTVPGVVEDTTELILNLKKLALKIHSDEEKVLEVDVEGGGEVTAGDIRADSDVEVINPELHLATLADDARLHMRITANRGRGYVQADRNKQEDHPIGVIPVDSIYTPITRVNFTIDNTRVGQVTNYDKLTLEVWTDGSIRAEEAVSLAAKIMTEHLMLFVGLTDEAQDAEIMVEKEEDKKEKVLEMTIEELDLSVRSYNCLKRAGINTVQELTQKTEEDMMKVRNLGRKSLEEVQEKLGELGLSLRKDD, from the coding sequence ATGATTGAAATCGAAAAACCGAGAATTGACGTCGTTGAAGTTAACGATGACGGCAACTATGGGAAGTTTGTCGTGGAGCCTTTAGAGCGTGGTTACGGGACGACTCTCGGCAATTCGCTTCGTCGCATCCTGCTGTCGTCACTCCCGGGGGCCGCAGTGACAGCAGTGCAAATCGATAGTGTATTACACGAGTTTTCAACTGTTCCGGGAGTGGTAGAAGATACGACGGAACTTATCCTCAACTTGAAGAAGCTGGCACTTAAAATTCATTCGGATGAGGAAAAGGTGTTGGAAGTGGATGTCGAAGGCGGTGGCGAGGTGACCGCCGGCGATATCCGTGCCGATAGCGACGTCGAAGTCATTAACCCGGAACTGCATCTAGCGACACTCGCCGACGATGCGCGTTTGCACATGCGCATTACGGCTAATCGCGGCCGTGGCTACGTTCAGGCTGACCGCAACAAACAAGAAGATCATCCAATTGGTGTTATTCCGGTCGATTCCATTTACACCCCGATCACGCGCGTCAACTTCACTATCGATAACACGAGAGTCGGGCAAGTGACGAACTACGACAAGCTGACGTTAGAAGTGTGGACGGACGGTAGTATTCGGGCGGAAGAAGCGGTCAGTCTTGCGGCTAAAATAATGACCGAACATCTCATGCTGTTCGTCGGTCTGACAGATGAGGCGCAAGACGCGGAGATTATGGTGGAAAAAGAAGAGGACAAGAAAGAGAAAGTTCTCGAAATGACAATCGAAGAACTCGATCTTTCGGTACGGTCCTACAACTGCCTCAAACGGGCAGGTATTAACACAGTACAAGAATTGACGCAGAAAACAGAAGAAGACATGATGAAGGTGCGTAACTTAGGACGGAAATCGTTAGAAGAAGTCCAAGAGAAGTTAGGCGAGCTCGGTCTTTCACTGCGTAAAGACGATTAA
- the gerD gene encoding spore germination lipoprotein GerD has translation MRTSLAAICIAFAFVLTSCSPQSKPSGSPDYQETKQMVVDILKTEDGKKAIQDAVQDPAIKEKVLLSGSHMTEAVDQAINNPKNKAHIEKIFQNPKVAANFAKTIRKEHEQLLKQLMKDPDYQKMLLDVMKNPDYEKQILDLMKSEPYRKQTMTIMNDALQNPLFKEKYMELLLKATEETLKSEKKKGQK, from the coding sequence ATGCGCACGTCGCTTGCCGCCATTTGCATCGCCTTCGCCTTTGTACTCACCTCTTGCAGTCCACAATCGAAGCCTTCAGGATCGCCGGACTACCAAGAAACGAAGCAAATGGTCGTCGATATTTTAAAAACAGAAGATGGAAAAAAAGCTATTCAAGATGCGGTGCAAGATCCAGCGATTAAAGAAAAAGTGTTACTGTCCGGATCGCACATGACTGAAGCAGTCGATCAGGCGATCAACAATCCGAAAAATAAAGCACACATCGAAAAAATATTTCAAAACCCAAAAGTAGCAGCCAATTTTGCTAAAACAATTCGCAAAGAACACGAACAGTTACTAAAGCAGCTGATGAAAGACCCAGATTACCAAAAAATGCTGTTGGATGTCATGAAAAACCCAGATTACGAAAAGCAAATACTCGACTTAATGAAAAGCGAGCCCTACCGTAAGCAGACGATGACGATTATGAACGACGCCTTGCAAAATCCGCTCTTTAAGGAAAAATATATGGAGTTGTTGTTAAAGGCAACAGAGGAAACATTAAAATCAGAGAAAAAGAAAGGGCAGAAATGA
- a CDS encoding ISLre2 family transposase, with protein sequence MLSFWESLRIRLMEVMADLFGEFLEQLDQMMTTHYKEKYGWKSERLDSREFTSFFGTVSYKRHLMYDRNGNAHYPVDEAIGLKRRKRYSPDLMMLGAELAAAPGMTYRLASEVTQKLAGITISHTTFQRLVKEAGEAQAVMDAEKRDRIFEDTVIPNSPSVKHLYCEADGLYVKGRGKGIEIKNMLAYTGWEQNGQRVSLTDRHVFSTVESVDDFWEIGYAAIRHRWDLSHTHVATNADAASWISEERVQNTFSEATSVVRQLDPFHVKRSIRRGLSRQPRLIPQIEKAISEKNKDRFKAVIDTAQGNAETEREEKRIENMQKYLEGHWEILCDWREVSPDVPKNARRMGCMESNQRRLAYRMKRRGMYWSEEGAQAIAKVQQGVTNGTLRQALLTVWPNRQVTQKLKRHARRIGKSDHIGVQVGRIQVGAASASSAIGYLDKVVNRRP encoded by the coding sequence ATGTTGTCGTTTTGGGAAAGCTTACGTATTCGCCTGATGGAAGTGATGGCTGATCTGTTCGGAGAATTTTTGGAGCAGCTCGATCAGATGATGACGACGCATTACAAGGAAAAATACGGTTGGAAAAGTGAGCGATTGGACAGCCGGGAGTTCACCAGTTTTTTTGGGACAGTGTCCTATAAACGCCACTTGATGTACGACCGAAACGGAAACGCACATTACCCTGTCGATGAGGCAATCGGTTTAAAACGCCGTAAAAGATACAGCCCAGACCTTATGATGCTCGGAGCAGAGTTAGCTGCAGCGCCGGGAATGACCTACCGCCTCGCCTCAGAGGTCACGCAAAAACTTGCCGGTATAACGATCAGCCATACGACGTTTCAGCGCTTAGTAAAAGAAGCAGGTGAAGCTCAAGCTGTCATGGATGCTGAAAAAAGGGATCGAATTTTTGAGGATACGGTAATTCCTAACTCTCCGTCCGTTAAGCACTTATATTGCGAAGCAGATGGCTTATACGTCAAAGGGAGAGGCAAAGGAATAGAGATCAAAAATATGCTTGCCTATACCGGGTGGGAGCAAAACGGACAGCGTGTCTCGTTAACAGATCGTCACGTCTTTTCTACCGTTGAATCGGTGGATGACTTTTGGGAAATAGGTTATGCAGCGATTCGACATCGTTGGGATCTCTCACATACACATGTGGCGACTAATGCGGATGCGGCTTCATGGATCTCTGAGGAACGCGTTCAAAATACCTTTTCTGAAGCGACATCGGTTGTCCGCCAATTGGATCCTTTTCACGTAAAGAGGAGTATTCGTCGCGGGTTGAGCCGCCAGCCAAGGCTCATTCCTCAAATTGAAAAGGCAATATCCGAAAAAAATAAGGATAGGTTTAAAGCGGTGATTGATACGGCACAGGGAAATGCAGAGACGGAGCGAGAGGAAAAGCGTATCGAGAACATGCAGAAGTATCTTGAAGGGCACTGGGAGATCCTCTGCGACTGGCGTGAGGTTAGTCCAGACGTGCCAAAAAATGCTCGTAGGATGGGATGCATGGAATCGAACCAGAGACGTCTGGCATACCGCATGAAACGTCGTGGCATGTACTGGAGTGAAGAAGGGGCTCAAGCCATCGCCAAAGTACAACAAGGCGTTACCAATGGGACGTTGAGACAGGCATTATTAACTGTCTGGCCCAACCGCCAAGTGACACAAAAACTAAAACGCCATGCGAGGCGAATAGGTAAGTCGGATCACATTGGGGTTCAAGTTGGCAGGATCCAAGTAGGTGCCGCATCAGCTTCAAGTGCTATTGGGTATTTGGATAAGGTGGTTAATCGCCGTCCTTGA
- the rpsI gene encoding 30S ribosomal protein S9, which produces MAQVMYYGTGRRKESVARVRLVPGDGRVIVNKRDLDDYFGMETLKAIAKQPLVLTDTADRYDVLVNVHGGGYTGQAGAIRHGIARALLKADSELRPALKKAGFLTRDPRMKERKKYGLKGARRAPQFSKR; this is translated from the coding sequence GTGGCGCAAGTAATGTATTACGGAACAGGACGCCGAAAGGAATCTGTCGCCCGCGTTCGCCTCGTACCTGGGGACGGGCGCGTCATCGTCAATAAACGCGATTTAGACGATTACTTCGGTATGGAGACGTTAAAGGCGATCGCCAAACAACCGCTCGTTTTAACCGACACAGCTGATCGTTACGATGTGTTAGTTAACGTTCACGGGGGCGGATATACGGGTCAAGCTGGGGCCATTCGCCACGGTATTGCCCGCGCGCTCCTGAAAGCCGACAGCGAGCTCAGGCCAGCGCTGAAAAAAGCAGGATTTTTAACGCGCGACCCGCGCATGAAGGAACGGAAGAAGTACGGCTTGAAAGGTGCTCGCCGTGCTCCGCAGTTCTCGAAACGGTAA
- the rplQ gene encoding 50S ribosomal protein L17 has translation MAYRKLGRDSAARKALFRDLVTDLIIHERIETTEAKAKELRRITDKMITLAKRGDLHARRQVAAFVRNERIHPHAKKEKMFDHTTEEGKKQIRETAVQKLFDDIAPRYAERQGGYTRIMKLGPRRGDAAPMVYIELVK, from the coding sequence GTGGCTTATCGGAAATTAGGTCGAGATTCGGCGGCGCGCAAAGCGTTGTTCCGGGATTTAGTGACCGATCTTATCATTCACGAGCGGATTGAAACGACGGAAGCGAAAGCGAAAGAACTACGCCGCATTACGGATAAAATGATTACTCTCGCTAAGCGCGGCGATTTGCACGCACGCCGTCAAGTTGCGGCTTTTGTACGCAACGAACGCATTCATCCGCACGCGAAGAAGGAAAAAATGTTCGATCATACGACCGAAGAAGGGAAAAAGCAAATTCGCGAAACGGCGGTTCAGAAGTTGTTCGACGACATTGCGCCGCGTTACGCTGAACGCCAAGGTGGCTACACGCGCATTATGAAGCTTGGACCGCGCCGTGGCGACGCCGCGCCGATGGTGTATATCGAACTCGTAAAATAG
- the rpsK gene encoding 30S ribosomal protein S11, whose protein sequence is MAKQQRGKTTRVKRKAKKRIESGVAHIRSTFNNTIVTITDPRGNAVSWASSGNLGFKGSRKSTPYAAQMAAETAAKAAMEHGMKSVEVMVKGPGAGREAAIRSLQAAGLDVSAIKDETPIPHNGCRPPKRRRV, encoded by the coding sequence ATGGCTAAACAACAACGCGGTAAAACAACGCGGGTAAAACGCAAAGCGAAGAAAAGAATTGAAAGTGGCGTTGCCCACATTCGCTCTACCTTTAACAATACGATCGTAACGATTACCGACCCGCGCGGGAATGCGGTCTCCTGGGCGAGCTCTGGTAACCTAGGTTTCAAAGGCTCGCGCAAAAGCACACCGTACGCTGCGCAAATGGCTGCAGAAACAGCGGCTAAAGCGGCGATGGAGCACGGGATGAAATCTGTCGAAGTGATGGTTAAAGGGCCTGGTGCCGGTCGGGAAGCGGCGATCCGTTCCTTGCAAGCGGCGGGCTTGGACGTCAGTGCGATTAAGGACGAAACGCCGATTCCGCACAACGGATGCCGCCCGCCGAAACGTCGACGCGTGTGA
- a CDS encoding P-loop NTPase, whose translation MLTEKMILEALKDVKDPELNRSLVELNMIRDIKVDGKNVSLTVVLTIVGCPLKAKIEEDVIHKVKEAGAAHVDLTFGAMTDEERAELSAKLRGQLGAGKGPVRPQAPLSPLLADDSPTQFIAVASGKGGVGKSTVTVNLAVALARQGKRVGIIDADIYGFSVPDMMGIEQRPTVIDKTILPVERYGVKVMSMGFFVQDNNPVIWRGPMLGKMLRNFFVEVLWEDIDYMLLDLPPGTGDIALDVHQLIPKSKELIVTTPHPTAAFVAARAGAMALHTKHDLLGVVENMAYLECGSCGEKQFVFGQGGGTKLAEELRTDVLAQIPLGAPEADLRDPDSSPSVYDASSKTGKIFADLATDVIARCQLPVKS comes from the coding sequence ATGTTGACGGAAAAGATGATTCTCGAGGCGTTAAAAGACGTCAAAGATCCGGAATTAAACCGGAGCCTCGTCGAGTTAAATATGATTCGGGACATTAAAGTTGACGGGAAAAACGTCTCTTTAACGGTCGTGCTGACGATTGTCGGGTGCCCATTGAAGGCGAAAATCGAAGAAGATGTCATTCATAAAGTGAAGGAAGCTGGCGCAGCGCACGTCGACCTGACATTTGGCGCGATGACAGACGAAGAGCGCGCAGAGCTATCGGCCAAGCTAAGAGGGCAACTCGGTGCGGGCAAAGGACCGGTGCGTCCGCAAGCGCCGCTTTCGCCGTTGTTAGCTGACGATTCGCCAACCCAGTTTATCGCGGTCGCTAGCGGTAAGGGCGGTGTTGGAAAATCGACGGTTACTGTTAACTTGGCGGTTGCCCTCGCGCGGCAAGGAAAGCGTGTCGGCATCATTGACGCCGACATATACGGATTTAGTGTTCCGGATATGATGGGGATCGAACAAAGGCCTACGGTAATCGATAAGACGATCCTCCCCGTCGAGCGGTACGGGGTGAAGGTGATGTCGATGGGCTTTTTCGTGCAAGACAATAACCCTGTCATTTGGCGCGGCCCGATGCTCGGTAAAATGTTGCGCAACTTTTTTGTCGAGGTACTTTGGGAAGATATCGACTACATGCTGCTCGATTTGCCGCCTGGAACGGGGGATATCGCGTTAGACGTGCACCAGCTTATTCCGAAAAGTAAAGAGCTGATCGTGACGACGCCGCACCCGACGGCTGCATTTGTCGCTGCGCGCGCCGGAGCGATGGCGTTGCACACGAAACACGACTTACTCGGCGTCGTCGAAAACATGGCCTATCTCGAGTGTGGCTCTTGCGGCGAGAAACAATTCGTATTTGGACAAGGCGGCGGTACTAAGTTAGCGGAAGAGCTGCGTACCGACGTCCTCGCACAAATTCCGCTCGGCGCGCCCGAAGCAGATTTACGCGATCCAGACAGTTCGCCGTCTGTTTACGATGCATCGAGTAAAACAGGGAAAATATTTGCTGATCTGGCGACAGATGTGATCGCCCGCTGTCAGCTCCCAGTGAAGAGCTAA
- a CDS encoding energy-coupling factor transporter ATPase: MQIVAENLGHTYGVGTPFERRALHEVSFHIPSGSFTGVIGRTGSGKSTLIQHFNGLLRPTHGKLTVGETVLTREAKKLSALRRDVGMVFQYPEHQLFEETVASDVAFGPQNLKLPAEEVEQRVRTALEKVGLPYDDVATKSPFELSGGQMRRVAIAGVLAMRPRVLVLDEPTAGLDPQGKREIMQTIVALQQSWQLTVVFVSHNMAEVARYADQLLVLSKGTVALQGPTADVFAEECQLQALGLDTPPELKWLREVNRFIRPSLPEGLYTPEQLAEEIAKRWRAKELAR, translated from the coding sequence ATGCAAATTGTGGCAGAAAACTTAGGACATACTTACGGGGTGGGCACGCCGTTCGAGCGGCGAGCGTTACACGAGGTAAGCTTTCACATCCCTAGTGGCAGCTTTACCGGCGTCATTGGGCGTACCGGGTCAGGTAAATCGACGTTAATCCAACACTTTAACGGGTTGCTGCGTCCGACGCACGGTAAACTTACCGTCGGGGAGACGGTGCTTACGCGTGAGGCGAAAAAATTAAGCGCGCTCAGAAGAGATGTCGGGATGGTGTTTCAATATCCGGAACACCAATTGTTCGAAGAGACAGTCGCTTCCGACGTCGCCTTTGGACCGCAAAATCTTAAATTGCCTGCCGAAGAAGTTGAGCAGCGGGTGCGTACAGCGCTCGAAAAAGTCGGCTTGCCATACGATGACGTAGCTACTAAGTCACCGTTTGAGCTAAGCGGCGGACAGATGCGGCGCGTGGCGATCGCTGGCGTGCTCGCGATGCGTCCGCGCGTGCTCGTGTTAGACGAACCGACAGCGGGCTTGGATCCGCAAGGGAAGCGCGAGATTATGCAGACGATTGTCGCATTGCAACAATCGTGGCAGCTAACTGTCGTGTTCGTTTCGCACAATATGGCCGAGGTGGCCCGTTACGCAGACCAATTACTCGTCCTCAGTAAAGGAACGGTCGCTTTGCAAGGGCCGACAGCTGATGTTTTTGCCGAGGAATGTCAATTACAGGCGCTCGGGCTAGACACGCCGCCAGAGCTGAAGTGGCTACGTGAGGTGAATCGGTTCATCCGCCCGTCGCTGCCAGAGGGTTTATATACGCCGGAACAACTCGCCGAAGAAATCGCAAAGCGGTGGCGGGCGAAGGAGCTGGCGCGATGA